In Armatimonadota bacterium, the genomic stretch TACAGCATGAGCCGCGAAGAAGTTCTTGCTTACGTCGGCAGCCTCAAGCTTGGCCGCGCAAAGAAGACTGGCGTTTACTCGATCTATGGCGTGCCAAAGGATGGCGTTATCCACGCTACTCCTCAATTGGTAAAGCAAAACAGCTTGGTCTGGGAAGACTCGATGGGCGAGCCAATCCTGCTCGAAGTTTGCGGTAACCCATTCGGCCAAGGTCCAAAGCGAGCAACCATGTCGGACATGATTGCTGCAACTCCAGCTCCTGCTAACGATGAACTGGTGGCGATGTCGACTATTCCTTCGCAGCCAATCGTCAGCAGCAACGTGAGCATGGACATGGCACCGATGGTTCCAACCGTAACCCAAAC encodes the following:
- a CDS encoding PEP-CTERM sorting domain-containing protein, with amino-acid sequence MKLGVTMMVALSVASAMAMPRNSFLIRPAKSKAELIKQISSEPVVMDRYMRHYSMSREEVLAYVGSLKLGRAKKTGVYSIYGVPKDGVIHATPQLVKQNSLVWEDSMGEPILLEVCGNPFGQGPKRATMSDMIAATPAPANDELVAMSTIPSQPIVSSNVSMDMAPMVPTVTQTPEPPTEVASRRRDNLGWLAIIPAAAAITVRNGGNDQPVPEPGTMTALGLGTAALVARRRNKKSN